Proteins co-encoded in one Marinobacter qingdaonensis genomic window:
- a CDS encoding cyclopropane-fatty-acyl-phospholipid synthase family protein — protein MTQSTAQKPEHTEQDPKPHVLTLPLEAAQTDRQPHSYERWLVAKLMRMAGSPPIQFRLWNGEVIEPEGQEPRFVLHLLDPKALYSLVANPNLAFGDLYSAGRLEVEGDLPDLMETLYRSVHSAREQWPRWLDALWRNHNPRPTGITEAKENIHHHYDLGNEFYQLWLDRAEMQYTCAYYEQPDLTLEQAQLAKLEHVCRKLRLKPGMTVVEAGCGWGGLARYMARNYGVKVHAYNISREQLAFARSEASRQNLDHLIDYVEDDYRNISGQYDAFVSIGMLEHVGKANYPALSELIKRSLKPDGLALLHSIGRNRPMLMNAWIEKRIFPGAYPPSIGEFMEICELGDFSVLDVENLRLHYAQTLSHWMDRFTENQDQVSAMYDEHFTRAWRMYLAGSIAAFRAGSLQLFQVVFSHGSNNRLPQNRRDLYDTAAAPEDA, from the coding sequence ATGACGCAGAGCACCGCCCAGAAACCCGAGCACACGGAGCAGGACCCCAAACCTCATGTGCTGACCCTGCCATTGGAGGCGGCACAAACCGACCGTCAGCCCCACAGCTACGAACGCTGGCTGGTGGCCAAACTCATGCGCATGGCCGGCTCGCCCCCGATTCAGTTTCGGCTGTGGAACGGCGAGGTCATTGAACCGGAAGGACAGGAGCCACGGTTCGTGCTGCACCTGCTGGACCCGAAAGCCCTGTATTCCCTGGTGGCCAATCCCAACCTGGCATTCGGGGACCTGTACAGTGCCGGCCGCCTGGAGGTGGAAGGCGACCTGCCGGACCTGATGGAAACCCTCTATCGATCGGTCCACAGCGCCCGGGAGCAATGGCCCAGGTGGCTGGATGCGCTCTGGCGCAACCACAATCCCCGGCCGACCGGAATCACCGAGGCCAAGGAAAACATCCACCACCACTACGACCTGGGCAACGAGTTCTACCAGCTCTGGCTCGACCGGGCGGAAATGCAGTATACCTGCGCCTATTACGAGCAACCGGACCTGACCCTGGAGCAGGCCCAACTGGCCAAGCTCGAGCATGTGTGCCGCAAGCTCCGGCTGAAACCGGGCATGACCGTGGTCGAAGCCGGCTGTGGCTGGGGCGGGCTGGCGCGCTACATGGCGCGCAACTACGGGGTAAAGGTCCACGCCTACAACATTTCCCGGGAGCAGCTGGCGTTCGCCCGGTCCGAGGCCAGCCGCCAGAATCTCGATCACCTGATCGACTACGTCGAAGACGATTACCGCAACATCTCCGGTCAGTACGATGCCTTTGTCTCCATCGGCATGCTCGAACACGTCGGCAAGGCCAACTACCCGGCCCTGTCCGAGCTGATCAAACGCAGCCTGAAACCCGACGGCCTGGCGCTGCTGCACAGCATCGGGCGCAACCGGCCGATGCTGATGAACGCCTGGATCGAAAAACGGATCTTCCCGGGCGCCTACCCGCCCAGCATCGGCGAGTTCATGGAGATCTGTGAGCTGGGCGATTTTTCGGTGCTGGACGTGGAGAACCTGCGCCTGCACTACGCCCAGACCCTGAGCCACTGGATGGACCGGTTCACCGAGAACCAGGACCAGGTCTCGGCCATGTACGACGAACACTTCACCCGGGCCTGGCGCATGTACCTGGCCGGCTCCATTGCCGCCTTCCGGGCCGGCTCCCTGCAGCTGTTCCAGGTGGTGTTCAGCCACGGCAGCAACAACCGGCTGCCCCAGAATCGCCGGGACCTGTACGACACTGCGGCGGCGCCGGAGGATGCCTGA
- a CDS encoding TRAP transporter large permease, giving the protein MIGMIMFGVAMLMLMLGFPVAFTFGGVALFFGIYAEGMDLFAFMPFRIMSVMQNTVLMAVPLFIFMGVVLQRTRLAEQLLTSMGRLFGGLPGGLAISTILVGALLAASTGVVGASVVAMGLISLPVMLAHKYDKRLATGTICASGTLGQIVPPSIILIILGDVMGIPVGDLFKAAVWPGVVLIGLYIAYILILTRLKPETAPAMPEDPTTSRKQEIVSALLAIIPPLALIVVVLGSIFSGIATPTESSALGGVGAVVLAIIYRQFSFKMVWDSAKDTVKVTAMVFAILIGATAFSMVFSYTGGDYLLEEWLELLPGGQWGFIILAMLVILILGFFIDFVEISFIIVPILAPVAEAMGINMLWFAILIAMNLQTSFLTPPFGFSLFYLKGVAPPGVQTVDIYRGIIPFIAIQILVLALIVVFPEWFGMSATAGF; this is encoded by the coding sequence ATGATTGGTATGATTATGTTTGGCGTCGCCATGCTGATGCTGATGCTGGGTTTCCCGGTCGCGTTTACCTTTGGCGGCGTGGCGCTGTTCTTCGGTATCTATGCCGAGGGCATGGACCTGTTTGCGTTCATGCCGTTCCGGATCATGAGCGTGATGCAGAACACCGTGCTCATGGCCGTGCCCCTGTTCATCTTCATGGGTGTGGTGCTGCAGCGCACCCGACTGGCGGAACAGCTGCTCACCTCCATGGGTCGTCTGTTCGGCGGCCTGCCGGGCGGTCTGGCCATCTCCACCATCCTGGTGGGCGCGCTGCTGGCGGCTTCCACCGGCGTGGTCGGTGCCTCCGTGGTCGCCATGGGCCTGATCTCCCTGCCGGTCATGCTGGCGCACAAGTACGATAAGCGCCTGGCCACCGGTACCATCTGTGCCTCGGGCACCCTGGGCCAGATCGTGCCACCGTCCATCATCCTGATCATCCTCGGTGACGTCATGGGCATTCCGGTCGGCGACCTGTTCAAGGCCGCAGTCTGGCCCGGCGTGGTCCTGATCGGCCTGTACATCGCCTACATCCTGATCCTGACCCGCCTGAAGCCGGAAACCGCGCCGGCCATGCCGGAAGACCCGACCACCTCGCGCAAGCAGGAAATCGTCTCGGCGCTGCTGGCCATCATCCCGCCGCTGGCGCTGATCGTCGTGGTCCTGGGTTCCATCTTCAGCGGCATCGCCACCCCCACCGAGTCCTCGGCCCTGGGCGGCGTGGGTGCCGTGGTGCTGGCGATCATCTACCGCCAGTTCTCGTTCAAGATGGTCTGGGACAGCGCCAAGGACACGGTCAAGGTCACCGCGATGGTGTTTGCCATCCTGATCGGTGCCACCGCCTTCTCCATGGTGTTCAGCTACACCGGTGGTGACTACCTGCTGGAAGAATGGCTGGAACTGCTGCCCGGCGGCCAGTGGGGCTTCATCATCCTGGCCATGCTGGTGATCCTGATCCTCGGTTTCTTCATCGACTTCGTGGAAATCTCGTTCATCATCGTGCCGATTCTGGCCCCGGTGGCCGAAGCCATGGGCATCAACATGCTGTGGTTCGCCATCCTGATTGCCATGAACCTGCAGACCAGTTTCCTGACCCCGCCCTTCGGGTTCTCGCTGTTCTACCTGAAAGGGGTGGCACCGCCGGGTGTCCAGACCGTGGACATCTATCGGGGTATCATCCCGTTCATTGCCATCCAGATTCTGGTCCTGGCGCTGATCGTGGTGTTCCCGGAGTGGTTTGGCATGAGTGCCACCGCCGGCTTCTGA
- a CDS encoding TRAP transporter small permease subunit: MRWIIKLDEGLGRLSNLCGWVACIAMILMAANVFYDVVSRYAFNEVSIGMQEMEWHLYSVVFLFGIPYALRTDGHVRVDVFYTNWSNKAKAWINLVGALVFVLPFAYLIGSYGYSFAVDSYNMGEGSGDPGGLPHRFIIKSVIPITAFFIATAGLGMITYAIRVLSGEKSYTEEHSAGGLA, translated from the coding sequence ATGCGGTGGATTATCAAACTGGACGAGGGCCTGGGTCGCTTGTCCAACCTGTGCGGCTGGGTCGCCTGTATCGCGATGATACTGATGGCGGCCAACGTGTTTTACGACGTGGTCAGCCGCTACGCGTTCAACGAAGTTTCAATTGGTATGCAGGAAATGGAGTGGCACCTCTATTCGGTCGTCTTCCTGTTTGGTATTCCCTACGCGCTGCGCACGGACGGCCATGTCCGCGTGGACGTTTTCTACACTAACTGGAGCAACAAGGCGAAAGCCTGGATCAATCTGGTCGGCGCCCTCGTTTTTGTCCTGCCGTTCGCCTACCTGATTGGCTCCTACGGTTACTCCTTTGCCGTTGATTCCTACAACATGGGCGAAGGCAGCGGCGATCCGGGCGGCCTGCCCCATCGCTTCATCATCAAGTCCGTCATCCCGATCACGGCCTTCTTTATCGCCACCGCGGGCCTGGGCATGATCACCTACGCCATCCGCGTCCTGTCCGGTGAGAAGAGCTACACCGAGGAGCACAGCGCAGGAGGCCTGGCATGA
- a CDS encoding TRAP transporter substrate-binding protein, which produces MKIRSVLSAAALAVATTFAASQAYAQDTFTLRLAETWGPNFPIFGDASKNMAEMAEKMSDGRLRIRIDSANKHKAPFGVFDMVKAGQYDMGHSASYYWKGKVPNTLFFTSMPFGMNAMEQYAWFYHGDGMELMQEVYEPHNLMSFPGGNTGVQMGGWFRKEINSLEDLQGLKMRIPGFAGEVFAEVGVSPTNIAPGELYTALERNTIDAVEWVGPALDLRLGFQQIANYYYTGWHEPATELQFLVNKKTWEKLPEDLQEILRVSMRMASYEMLVQSQHENAKAWASIKEEYPDVQIKKFPKDVFDAMYEANQKLLKEAAAGDELAAKIVKSQAEYLEKSRAYSDISERAYLNTMAEVE; this is translated from the coding sequence ATGAAGATCCGTTCTGTTCTTTCCGCGGCTGCGCTGGCTGTGGCAACTACCTTTGCCGCCTCGCAGGCGTATGCTCAGGATACATTTACGCTCCGCCTGGCAGAAACCTGGGGTCCGAATTTCCCGATCTTTGGCGATGCCTCCAAGAACATGGCTGAAATGGCCGAGAAAATGTCCGATGGCCGTCTGCGCATCCGCATTGACTCCGCCAACAAGCACAAGGCGCCGTTCGGTGTCTTCGACATGGTCAAAGCCGGCCAGTACGACATGGGTCACTCCGCGTCCTACTACTGGAAGGGCAAGGTTCCCAACACTCTGTTCTTCACCAGCATGCCGTTCGGCATGAACGCCATGGAACAGTACGCCTGGTTCTACCACGGCGACGGCATGGAGCTGATGCAGGAAGTGTATGAGCCCCACAACCTGATGTCCTTCCCGGGCGGCAACACCGGCGTTCAGATGGGCGGCTGGTTCCGTAAGGAAATCAACTCCCTCGAGGACCTGCAGGGTCTGAAGATGCGGATTCCGGGCTTTGCCGGCGAAGTCTTCGCCGAGGTGGGCGTGAGCCCGACCAACATCGCTCCGGGTGAGCTCTACACCGCGCTTGAGCGCAACACCATCGACGCCGTCGAGTGGGTCGGCCCGGCCCTGGACCTGCGTCTGGGCTTCCAGCAGATCGCCAACTACTACTACACCGGCTGGCACGAGCCTGCGACCGAGTTGCAGTTCCTGGTGAACAAGAAGACCTGGGAAAAGCTGCCGGAAGACCTGCAGGAAATCCTGCGCGTGTCCATGCGCATGGCCTCTTACGAGATGCTGGTGCAGTCCCAGCACGAAAACGCCAAGGCCTGGGCGAGCATCAAGGAAGAGTACCCGGACGTCCAGATCAAGAAGTTCCCGAAGGACGTGTTCGACGCCATGTATGAAGCCAACCAGAAGCTGCTGAAAGAAGCGGCGGCTGGTGACGAGCTGGCGGCCAAGATCGTCAAATCTCAGGCCGAGTACCTCGAGAAGTCCCGTGCTTACTCGGACATCTCCGAGCGCGCGTACCTCAACACCATGGCCGAAGTCGAGTAA
- a CDS encoding acyltransferase has translation MTQAPSRLASLDALRGLAALIVVLFHYLPYYDKLFGHDFAMPGLLHDTLKFGRYGVHLFFILSGFVIFMTLERTSKASWFGLARAFRLLPALWAAIALTFLSVHWLGPESRAVPLGTALLNTTLLHEYLGQAHVDGAYWSLVVEVTFYSWMALLYFNLRHWHQLRLALALWVLASYLGVIWWKQIPDGLAFFVKDLLFVKYAPLFVAGMLIYRRHRHGGGSAFDNTLLAVSIGHGLLAYKLPYSLFVLACFGVFALAVAGRIQVLANRPLLWLGSLSYSLYLVHQNIGYGVIGWSYDAGLPGWFGVMLALIMALALASLVHYLVEKPALARFRSWRQKAEIRAAGTPDRAHG, from the coding sequence ATGACTCAAGCACCCAGCCGTTTAGCCAGCCTGGACGCCCTGCGGGGCCTGGCCGCACTGATCGTGGTTCTGTTCCACTATCTGCCCTACTACGACAAGCTGTTCGGACACGATTTCGCCATGCCCGGCCTGCTCCACGACACCCTGAAGTTCGGCCGATACGGGGTGCACCTGTTTTTCATCCTCAGCGGCTTTGTCATCTTCATGACCCTGGAGCGTACCAGCAAAGCCAGCTGGTTTGGCCTGGCCCGGGCGTTCCGGCTGCTGCCGGCGCTCTGGGCCGCGATCGCGCTGACCTTCCTGTCGGTGCACTGGCTCGGCCCGGAAAGCCGCGCCGTGCCGCTGGGCACCGCCCTGCTCAACACCACCCTGCTGCACGAGTACCTGGGCCAGGCCCACGTGGATGGCGCCTACTGGAGCCTGGTGGTGGAGGTCACCTTCTACAGCTGGATGGCGCTGCTCTATTTCAACCTGCGCCACTGGCATCAGCTCCGGCTGGCCCTGGCGCTCTGGGTGCTGGCCAGCTACCTGGGCGTGATCTGGTGGAAACAGATCCCAGATGGCCTGGCCTTCTTCGTCAAGGACCTGCTGTTCGTCAAATACGCCCCGCTGTTCGTGGCCGGGATGCTGATCTACCGACGCCATCGCCACGGCGGTGGCTCGGCCTTCGACAACACCCTCCTGGCGGTCAGTATCGGTCATGGCCTGCTGGCCTACAAACTGCCCTACAGCCTGTTCGTGCTGGCCTGCTTCGGGGTGTTCGCCCTGGCGGTCGCCGGCCGCATCCAGGTTCTGGCCAACCGCCCCCTGCTCTGGCTCGGCAGCCTGTCCTACAGCCTGTACCTGGTGCACCAGAACATCGGCTATGGCGTGATCGGCTGGAGCTACGACGCCGGCCTCCCGGGCTGGTTCGGGGTGATGCTGGCCCTGATCATGGCGCTGGCCCTCGCCAGCCTGGTGCACTACCTGGTGGAGAAACCGGCGCTGGCGCGATTCCGGTCGTGGCGACAAAAAGCCGAGATCCGGGCGGCTGGCACGCCCGATCGGGCGCATGGATGA
- a CDS encoding beta-N-acetylglucosaminidase domain-containing protein, producing the protein MATNLGIIEGFYGPMWTWEERRRLVRTLAPHGYGFYLYAPKADAFLRRRWQEPHPAEQAAELAGFARFCRAEGVRFGVGLSPYELFNHFDDDGRAALARKLGQLDALGIEELAILFDDMRADVPDLAQTQIEILRWVRAHTSVRQLSVCPSYYSDDPVLDRVFGERPTDYLSELGRRLAHDINIFWTGEEVCAREITPGHLKRVTDLLGRKPVLWDNYPVNDGDRMSRHLHLRGFTGRPANNAAHLAGHGINPALQPTLTTIPAITLAESYRLGPDYQYGQAFRHAAREVLGRDLASQLQADLLTLQDGGLSRLGAEKRQSLEAIYGGFEHPAATEILRWLRGDYQVTDEMVATQ; encoded by the coding sequence ATGGCGACGAACCTGGGCATCATCGAGGGGTTTTACGGGCCGATGTGGACCTGGGAGGAACGCCGTCGCCTGGTCCGGACCCTGGCGCCCCACGGTTATGGTTTTTATCTGTACGCGCCCAAGGCCGATGCCTTCCTGCGGCGCCGCTGGCAGGAGCCGCACCCGGCCGAGCAGGCCGCCGAGCTGGCGGGCTTCGCCCGATTCTGTCGGGCGGAAGGGGTGCGCTTCGGGGTGGGCCTGAGCCCCTACGAGCTGTTCAACCACTTTGACGACGACGGTCGCGCCGCCCTGGCCCGCAAGCTCGGGCAACTGGATGCCCTGGGCATCGAGGAGCTGGCCATCCTGTTCGATGACATGCGCGCGGACGTGCCGGACCTGGCCCAGACCCAGATCGAGATCCTGCGCTGGGTCAGGGCTCACACCTCGGTACGCCAGCTCAGCGTGTGCCCCAGCTATTACTCCGACGACCCGGTGCTGGATCGGGTGTTCGGCGAGCGGCCCACGGACTATCTGAGCGAGCTGGGGCGCCGGCTTGCCCACGACATCAACATCTTCTGGACCGGCGAGGAGGTCTGCGCCCGGGAGATCACCCCGGGGCACCTGAAGCGGGTCACCGATCTGCTCGGCCGCAAGCCGGTGCTCTGGGACAATTACCCGGTCAACGACGGCGATCGGATGTCCCGGCACCTGCATCTGCGCGGGTTCACCGGCCGCCCGGCCAACAATGCCGCGCACCTGGCCGGTCACGGCATCAACCCGGCGCTGCAGCCCACACTCACGACCATCCCCGCCATCACCCTGGCGGAATCCTACCGGCTGGGGCCGGATTACCAGTATGGTCAGGCGTTTCGCCACGCCGCCCGCGAGGTGCTCGGGCGCGATCTGGCGAGTCAGCTCCAGGCCGATCTGCTGACCCTGCAGGACGGCGGGCTCAGTCGCCTCGGTGCCGAGAAACGGCAGAGCCTTGAGGCCATCTACGGCGGTTTCGAACATCCGGCGGCGACGGAAATCCTGCGCTGGTTGCGCGGCGACTACCAGGTCACCGACGAGATGGTCGCGACCCAGTAA